From Danio rerio strain Tuebingen ecotype United States chromosome 2, GRCz12tu, whole genome shotgun sequence:
CTAGAGAAAGATGAATCTGTTTGGCAGGGGAACAGCCAAATCAGTGATGCTTTGGTGGCACAAATGAATTATAAAACGTATTTGATCCACTTTGCTTTTATTCAGATGTGAGTATTACGTTTATCCATATTGTAAATCTTGTTTTATGCCCAGAATTCCAACACAGAATATCTGGATCTAGGTTTGATTGAAGCTGTTTATGAAACAGACTCTTGGGCTCGGCTGCCCTCTAGAGGTAGTAATGAGGCACtactaaatatttacaaaatgtagCTCTTGAGGTGGTGATTGAATTACAATAAATTCACATGTaatcttttcatttttaattattccattttatttaatttaaatgagtttGTTTGTAATAGCGTCTCTATATATGACAGCCTGTATAAACTCACTGGAATTTTACTGAATAGAAAGAATGACTGTGAGTTCTTAAAATCTGTCTGATAGTGCCATCTGCTGACTTAAACTACAAACAACATAACTAAATCATAACTTGTTGACATTTTCAGTTCAAACCAGGGGTGCCCTTTTCTTATAAAGggacaaaaaccaaacttgataaAAGCTAGTGGGCTGAAGGTCAATATAGTcatcatgggtaatttcctaatttatttcataatatttaaataataacaaaaaagttgctttatattaactataactgataaagcatttttttttttacattttgttataaacttattacagtaaaacaatCTCGTGTATAACAGGATGGAGTTACACTTGTTATTTTGTGGAGCGGCGTGACTATTCAGACTGACACAACGAGTCATCATGgtgttattttgtttcttttaatgacagcagtaaatGACTAAACAATTATTTGAATTGTACAACCGTTaagctaaaaattaacatttatttttatatcttttttatcCACAAACTGTGCAGCTTTTGTCCCTGCCGTGTATTTTTCTCGGCTTCTGGAGAGATGTATATTAATATAAGTAtacttactaaataaagtatacttttatacttgacctttacttaagtatcCCTTTTCCTAAAGGTGTTATAGCTGACTTAATTACTAAGATCAGTCTTGTACAGCCAGGGGGAGTATTGTCACTCTGACAGCCAAGTTGAGTCAAAGAtaaggatgctccgatcaggatttttggagccgatacagagtactaattccttgtcatggtgatcagccgATATCGagtaccgattctaatgcttcaagctttattatgcattaagcacattttccctctaaaaATGAACCTTAAGAGAAGGTCTTGCCTGACCTTTGAGAATtaatgaaggatgctgcatataactctttaaacacgtctcttataaccaaGTATGaacgtgtcatggccagaagcagctttatagAAAATAATTCGTCCATTTAAAACTCAAAACTcacatcattcaaatcacatgtaagaaagcatttaggcttttctgtaaaatatagTGATAAAGGAAGAActtgtggtaggttattcgggatgtggtgggtttcttaggttattaaaagtgttttctgtcactacttgtttagcctgcattaatgcattcaatgtaagctgcacgattaattgtTAAAATATCGGAATTTCAACActcacgcaacataaattatatacGATGGTGATTTACATATGTTAATTAATCCTAATagagtcttttgagttagttacaACATTATAAACAGACAATTAACACAGTATTTGGATAAAAGCTTATAGTtaagataaaaccactgatgtttatagtAAAGATTACATTCACTGTCATGTGTATTTAAAGATGCTCAAAactgaaagttgtaggcagcaattacattttttaaccaataggtggtcatcaagccatcaaaaatatgccactgaataattcttcgaAAATAatacatctagcaatgaaacaaagttttaagtgaataactaaatcatttattaataattacactaaaaataaatatgggttgtactgattataatgttagatttatacattagattagatttagcgttatcagcaacagtagtaacaGTGATTTTTTCACAGTTCTGAAGATTTTACAGATAGTTTTTATTTAGCTGGTTAttccttcattttatttttaataaaatgacaggttctaagttctgtttgttaaacctGTAAGTTTtttgcagtgctgtttttgtaattaatggaaagcaaattacatttgtctcttcccctttttggctgatccgaaaaatggtcagATCTGTGACTAAAAAGCCATAATGTGATACAAACTGTaagatttgtgatctgttacaccactagtGGAGGATTATCTAATCTATGCTTGTAGTGCAGTCTGCAAACAACGCaagtgtgatttttattttttcaggtcCTATTTTTATTTATCCTTTTCAAAGAATgacaatgattaattttatttacatggGTGTTTTCATGTGAAAAGCACCAACACTTTTATAGACTTACCAGATTTTGTCATttcaataaagtaaaaaatatataaatattaaatcttttttGCTTAAAAGTAATTGAACAACATAATTTTAGGTGACTTCTCATGATACTTTCCCTCCGCTTTTACAGAGCTCAGGTCTGGATAAAGACCAAAAAGACCATTCTGTTATTATAAAATACAGATAAAATATAAAGTACACATAAATGCATTACTGTGATagttttcggtcccactttatattaagtgtccttaactactatgtgcttacataaaataaatacaatgtacttactgtgtttataatgtattttagaacacttgtggtgcttttgagttgggatagaggttgggttatgaacaggtttggtggtatgggtaggtttaagggtgggttaaggtgtaatggatggtcaacagtgtatttacaaatgtaattacaaaagttaactacagatgtaattacatacatgtatttaatcaaggataaacacagtaaatacatgtatttacacaataagaacattgtaacaaactattaattcctgtgtaagtacatattagttaaggccacaatataaagtgggacctagtTTTCTAATTAAGTGAAACAACTGCAGTTGTATATCGCAGAGATATTCAAAATAAACCAAAATGATTGAGTAATTCAGCTGCAGACATCATTTTGTTCAATGGCAGACGTTATGTTGACATTGCCTTTTACTGGTCTTTCTAGACTTGTGGTCCACTGTATTTTGACAACATCACCAAGACTAGTTTTGTTGAATTTCCCATTGATCTGAAGGACAAAAATGAGTAAATTTCAATAATTAAATGATTTCCATTTTGATATTTCAGCATACTGTTTTTAAATGCACTGTTAACATTCAAACATTTAACTTGAAGCACTTTACATCAAATAGAAGAGATCACTTTTACCTCATCTAATATGTTTCCCCTTATTTCAGGGTCTCTAAGGTCCACTTGTCTATCAGGCTTGATTTTCAGTCGTATAAACACCCGTTTGCCTTCATCTACGATACATATGCAGATAAAaacatgttgaaaacaaaacaaatatgttcAGACTTTCAGTCTTTTCACTTTACTTGCGTTAAAATGCAAAGATATTCTTACCTTGGCTACAGTAAAATGGTAGTGTGTTCAAGCACTTCTCGTCTGTTTCTTTCCAGGAGTGAGTGTCGATTGCAGGGCATTTTATTCTGTCCTGTGGGGAACTGTCAATTTGCGTAGTGTTTTGTGAATCCGAATTCAAATTAGAACCCCCTATCCAGCTAGAGGATGAGATATAATTATTCACATAGATTGCAGACATTTTGTCTAGATCCGCCTTACTGTTCACAAAAGCCAGATCTGTGTATTTCTGTCTGCATTCAGTCTGAGCTAGCGTCCATGACAATGTTGTTTTAGGTTCATAATAGAATTTCCTAGGGAGAAGAGAATAACTCCCAGAAAGAGCTGTAAGAGAGAAGGAAAAACACAGACTGAAAAACTCCAGGAGGACCCAGAGGGAATGTTATAATTTGAATCACGTTCTTGCAAAGTCTTCTTTGAATCTCTTTTATGGAATTAGTCAAACAGTGAAAAGACATGTGAACAATTCAATTATAAACGCAAATATACAGACCAAAACTAAAAATTGTGTTACCTGAGAGAAGAAAAAGCAGAGCAGTTTTCACATTCATGTTTGGAGTGTGTCAAAGCTTTCTTCTGTTTGGAGTGAAATGCATCTGAaccgagcatgtgtgtgtgtgatgattatATACATGTTGCTATGTTGCAGCGATTGGTAGACCTATGTCACCACCATGTTGTTTTGAATAGGACACAGTGTCCTTCACAGTCatcatgcaaacaaacaaaacatttgttttttcttttaaaattatcgTTTGAGGATGCTGAcgtgtatttaaatgtatgttgTTTTCTATTTCGAGAATATAGTATGACCTTACTTAtgtgacagaaatgtgtgtgCATTATGGACGATCTGAGTTTGATgttatttcatgcaatgtttttgtATATCAAAAGTATTATTAGATGCCTTGTTCCTTGaactacaaaaatgtaaatttaaaatgtcAGTTTGCACAAATTCCAATACCATTTAAATTGACAATCTATCAATAATTAACCTTATTAATGCAAGATGTATCAACTTAAGTGGGACATTGTCATGTAGATGTGCGAATGATGCGAACATGTTTTCACTGTAAATAAAAGGCAAGTAttgtaaaaatattcaataatataataaaacaggcgacacagtggcgcagaaggtaccacattcacctcacagcaaaaaggtcgctgggtcgctggttcgatcctcggctcagttggcgtttctgtgtgtagtttgcatgttctcccttcttACGCGTGAGTTTCcttcgggtactccggtttcccccacagtccaaagacatgtggtacaggtgaattgggtaagctaaattgtccgtagtgtatgagtgtgtttgtgtgtatgtgtggatgttttccagagatgggttgcggctggaaggctgcgtaaaaacttgctggataagttggcggttcaatccgctgtggtgaccccagattaataaagggaccaagccgacatgaaaatgaatgaatgaatgaatataataaaacggaaccatttgtaatgtaatgtaaatgtaacaaGTGATATAAAACATGTCCATATGAGCAAAtcattttcaaatcaaatcaaaaattttttttcccaaatgtgtGTGAAACATTGAAAatctgggaattttttttttttactcatgaaTGCCATTTAAAGGCTATCCCAACAAAACATTATGTCATTTAGTTATTAGCCCACATCATCAATCTTTAAGTACCTCATGGAAATGAAATGTAATACATCACAAATATGGAATGATGCCCTGTCCAGTTTCACTAGCACAGAGTTTTTAAGAAACTTATGCATGCTTGcataatcttttttgttttttgtatctgCTGTACGTTTTTAACATAAGCCAGGTGTGCTTAAAAACTATGCACTTTAATGACAATCTACTTATTTTATCATTAATAaggtgtatttatttaatttattaacaaaaacttTAACCATAGAGTTTTATTAAAATCTCTCAATGTGCTAAGTACTGCAATACATGAAATAGTATGATTTTTGTGGAACTTGGGTGACTCAGGGAGTGGCAGGATGGTTTTGAATAGGTCACAAAGTCCTTCAcggatgttttgtaaacaaaatgttagcagttgcttttTTTCACAAGTCAAACGTTGCAGTGCATCAGTTCAATAGCAAATCTGCCTTTACTTTTGCCCTTGCAGGATATGCATTTGATTATTATACGTACAACATAGGCTAAGactaatgaagggactaagctgaaaaaaatgaatgaataataaaatgaagaaaatgaatgaatgaatgaataataataattcctttcatttatatagcactttttgggggaaatctcctcatccaccatcagaagatgtctgtataataacagaaaatgttttttGTACCATAAACTTACAACACCACTCCAGACAATATAtcaatttaaacttttaaaaatgtcaataaaagtcatacAGTAAGTGTAACACCCGGGGgatgacactcacaacagaaggtaagatccacaatgcaggtttattcgtgtcaggcaagcaatggtcaaatcaggtgcaaacgggtataaacaggcagtccagaatcgcaGTCCTATAACAGGCAataggtcaaaaggcaggcggcaaacAGGGAGAACAGGAATACAAGGCTAAGGTATAAACACAGGAAACCAAGACAGCGAAACGGCATTGTAGTGTTATCAgaggataaacaagactcggcaaactggatgggtaaatgagtggcttatgtagggtgtgtaatcagtctctgatagtcctcaggtgttgcgagtgtaatcagtctagatgagtgagcttgtgtgagtgtgaccagagagcatgaatgaatatgtagtccaggggaaggcggaagtgtagtccatatTATTGTGtgggaaccagcgatctctggagagcgatcACTGGTTATGTGACAATAAGGTAatacaaaagcataaataaatgaggacaagtaaaaaaacaaaaacatgaatcacaaaatacagaaagctgctaatttacaaacattaacaaaacaaaaattagttaTGTGTAGTAATAGTAGAATGACACAAAGTGAAGTACTatggaccattttgagggatgtaaacaataacaatggtcttaatgtattttctgttttacattttgaatttccatagcttccaagAATTCAAAATGGCTAAATAATGTTATGGTGGCCATTTTACTATTAAGATATGATCaaattgcctcttgttagttATTAAATAGTTGGTTacaagcagaaaatgttcatatgCCAGTGACATCGACACCTTAAAATAGTCTATATATGAAATCTTTTGTATAaaagatttttttgggggggataaTTACAGCTTCAAGACACCACTTGTATAGAGAATGAACTGTGTATCTGGTTCTTTTCCTTAGAGTTCAGAATGATGGCCAGGTCTATGTGGTATCTGTCTATGTGGTATATCTTGTCTCCAATATTTCACTCAAATCTTGATCATAAAAGGTTCTGCATTTTCTGTTGAGAGATGCAAAGTAAGTATTACCTCTAAGCTCTTCTTTCTCAAGTAAATTAAAGTAATGGAACAGTGAACTCAACATTGTAGCACAAAATGTGGCACATCATGCAAAACACAAGAATTAGATTCTAATTTCCATCCTCATTTGGCTGTCCTATAAAGACCAGTTATAGAACTGAGTTGATGCACTTGCTTCACTCTGTGTGTTTGTCTttcagtatatattttttgttttgtgactTTGAGCCACTCATCATTTTCCACTAAAACTACTAACCTTAATCTACTAAACATAGTGCTCAGAATATATGAGACATCCCTCACAAAActcaattaatgttttttatatatgctttacaatattatatttgtgctagggacgcacgatattggaaaaatctaacattgatATTTTTGgttttgctgcgatatatattacaattgtcacaatcaccagcgacctctaaccaccagagatcgctggaaaacattcacactcatagaactacaaatctgcttaaaaatggactacatattcagtcatgccacacacacacacacacacacacacacacacacacacacacacacacacaactgctttttgtgcagttttttacagtcattggtctccACTGAGTACACtcgcacagctgaagctgctcaaagaCTAATTCATGGACCATAAATACTGCTCAAACACATACaccattgccgagtcttgttagctgtaaagtgacattacaacgcgttatccttgtcttgttttcctgtgtttagaccttagccttgttagccgTTTGTCCTAGTCTGATATATATTATCAGATgaattgaatagctctatttggaaagatttcatcaATTTAGTAGGACTGGGCAAATCAAGTCTTTTTCACTGCAGTGCATCtgcttaaaatataaattattagcctaaaaggttaaataaacagtgctttatggttttctggagagtctaacaataacagtattcaagtataTAAATTAAAAGATCAGAAgaaaaataacatggtcatcattgtataaataatgtatacaataatataaaaataatatttaaccctctactgcacagcgtaaccatatggcaacatatgttcatttccctgccactgttacTTTAAGactaatatcttttttttttgttggaaagagaagaccttagagtagccaatgatgtgctttggttaagtcacatgacatccagtgttttttctgtagtgttgttgtgagtagttgctaaatgcaaatgtaaacgtcaataaaaacaaaggattaaATGATGTCAGatcaacaaaaaaatctgaaacatcaactcaagtaagttatgatgacataatcacagctaatatttttaaaatcaaattatttttttgtaaatcgatcaaatgtgtgtgttacCAAATGGCTACGCAGTGCAATAG
This genomic window contains:
- the LOC110437927 gene encoding uncharacterized protein; this translates as MNVKTALLFLLSALSGSYSLLPRKFYYEPKTTLSWTLAQTECRQKYTDLAFVNSKADLDKMSAIYVNNYISSSSWIGGSNLNSDSQNTTQIDSSPQDRIKCPAIDTHSWKETDEKCLNTLPFYCSQDEGKRVFIRLKIKPDRQVDLRDPEIRGNILDEINGKFNKTSLGDVVKIQWTTSLERPVKGNVNITSAIEQNDVCS